ATCGGGCAGGTGGCGGCCGAGCACCAGGTGCCGCTGTACGAACTGGTCACCGAGTCGGTGTCCCTGGAGGAGGCGTTCATGAATCTGACCCAGGACGCGGTGGAATACCACAGCAGCGACACCAGGAGGGCCGCCTGATGACCGCAGACACCATCACCTCCCCTACGACCACCTCGTCGCCGGCGCATCCGGTGTACCGGGTGACCGGTCGGCGGGTCGTCCGTTCGGAATGGTCCAAGTTCTGGTCGCTGCGCTCCAGTTGGATCACGCTGGGCGTGGCCGTGCTGTTCCTGGTGGCCATCGGGGCGATCGCCGCGGCCCTCTACAGTCCGAGCGGTCCGCTGGGCGGAAAGGACGCGGAATCCGGTGCGGCGCTGACCCTGGCGCTGGCCGGCACCAACCTCGCGGCACTGGCCGTAGGCGCGCTCGGTGTTCTGCTGTCGGCCGGTGAGTACAGCACGGGGATGGTCCGCTCGACCTTCGCCGCCGTGCCCGGCCGACTGCCCGTCCTGTGGGCGAAGTGCGCGGTCTACGGCCCGATCGCGTTCGTCACGTCCACCGTCGGCGCCCTGGTCTCCTTCGGGCTCGGGAGCGCCGCCCTGCACGGCGAGAAGATCGCCCTGTCCCTCGGGGACGCCGGGGTCTTCCGGTGCCTGCTGGGCGCGGGCCTGTATCTGGGCCTGGTCGGTGTGTACGGAGTGACGGTCGGCCTGCTGGTGCGCAACAACGCCGGGGGCATCGCGATCCTGGCCGGCGTGGTGCTCGTCCTGCCCGGCCTGACCGGACTGCTGCCCAGCTCGCTCGGCGACACCGTCAGCCGCTACCTGCCCAGCAACGCCGGCCAGTCGGTCATGACTCTGCACGAGTCCAGCGACTCCCTGGTCAGCCCCGGAGCGGGGATGACGGCGCTGCTCGTGTGGGCCGTACTGCTGCTGGCCGGTGCGGCCTACCGGCTGCGCCGCAGTGATGTCTGAGGTCGCGTCCGCGAGGATGGAACCGATGGATCACACAAGGTCGGGTCACCCGGGCCGGGCGGGGACGGCTTCCCCCTCGGCCGGGTCGGCCAAGCCGGGGGCGGCTTTGCCCTCCGAGCCGACCCTCGGGCGGGGAGATGTCCGCCCGGGGCCCGAGGCCGTCTGGGCGCACCCCGTCATGCGGACGCTGCTGCGGGTGCTGGGCCGGCTGCGGGCGGCGGACCGGCGGCGTCCCTGGCTCCTCGACACCGCCGTGGTGGTCCTTGTCGCCGCTGCCGCGCCGCCGGATCTGCTGGTGCACAGCCCGGGGCATCCGGTGTCGCGCCCGGTGGGAGCGGGTCTGCCCGTCGGCGTGGTGCTGGCCATCGCGGCCGTGCTGGTGGTGCCGCTGTGGTGGCGCCGCCGCGCTCCGGCCGAGGTCTTCGGCGTCTGCCTCGTGGTGTGCCCGGTCATGTGGTCGCTTGGCCTGGGGCCCGCGGCTGCCGCCGTTCTGCTGATCGCCCTGTTCGACCTCGCCCTGCACGCTTCACCGCGCGCGATCTGCTGGGCGCTGCCGGCGACTGTGGCGGGGTGGGTGCTGATCGTGGTCACCGTGATCCCGGCGGCCAGTCCGGTGGCCTTTCTGTTCCTGTCCACCGGCACCGGCATCGGGGCCGTCGCCCTGGGCCTGACCTTCCGCATCAGCCGGCTGTACCTGTCCGCGCTGCGGGACCGGGCGGCGCGGCTGGAGATCGAGCGGGACCAGCGCGCCCGGCTGACGGCGGCGGCCGAGCGCTCGCGGATCGCCCGGGAGATGCACGACATCGTCGGACACAACCTGTCGGTCATGGTCAACCTCGCCGACGGCGCCGCCGTCCTGACCACCCGCGACCCCGATCGGACCGAGCAGGCACTCCATCTCATCGGCGACACCGGCCGCCAGGCGATGGACGAACTCCGGCGCGTGCTGGGGGTGCTGCGCGAGTCCTCGGAACCGGAGGACGACAGCTCGCCCCGGTCCCCGCAGCCGGGTGTCCGTGACCTGGAAACCCTGCTCGACCGGGTCCGCGCGGCCGGTCTGCCGGTGGTCTACCGCACCGTCGGACCGGTCGACCGGTTGGGCCGGGGTGTGCAGCTCGCGGTGTTCCGTGTGGTGCAGGAGGCCCTGACCAACACCCTCAAACACGTCGGCCCCGGTGCCACGGCCGACGTCACGGTCGCGATCGAGGGCCGCCTGTTGCGTGTCCGGGTCGCCGACACCGGTTCACTGTCGCGGAGACCACCCACGGCCCACCGCGGGGACTCCGGCCACGGTTTGGTCGGCATCCGCCAACGTGCCTCGCTCTACGACGGCACCGTCACCATCGGACCACGCGACGACGGCCAGGGCTGGATCGTGGACGTCCTGATGGATCCGTCCGCCTCGGCCACCTCCGGAGAGCCCACGCCATGACCACCATCCTGATCGCCGACGACCAGCCACTGCCCCGCATGGGTTTCCGCATGCTGCTCGACGGCTCCCCCGGCGTGAGCGTCGTCGGTGAGGCCGACAACGGCGCGCAGGCTGTCCGCATGGCGGCCGAACTGAGCCCCGACGTCGTCCTGATGGATGTCCGTATGCCCGGTCTCGACGGCATCGAGGCGACCCGCCGCATCGTGGCGGCGGGCGGCCGCACCCGCGTGCTCATCCTGACCACCTTCGACCTCGACGATTACGCCTACGCCGGGCTGCGCGCCGGGGCCAGCGGCTTCCTGCTCAAGGACGTCCGCCCGACGGAACTCCTCGCCGGCATCCAGGCGGTCGCGACCGGCGACGCCGTCGTATCCCCCCGGCTCACCCGCCGCCTGCTCGACGCCCACGCCCACGACGTCCTCGCGCCCGACGCCGGGCCTCGTACGGACCCGCGGCTGGCGGCGCTCACCGAACGCGAGCACGAGGTGCTCGTGGCCATCGGCACGGGCTGGACGAACGCTGAGATCGCCGAACGGTTCGTGCTGACCGAGTCGACCGTGAAGAAGCATGTGGGCCGGGTGCTGGCCAAGGTCGGTGCCCGCGACCGTATCCAGGCGGTCATCCTCGCCTACGACGCGGGACTGGTCGCTCCGCGGCAGTGAGTGCCGCCCACTCTTTCATGTTGGAGACATGACAGTGCGCCGCCGAGGTGACTCGGCGGCACACTGCCGTGCGTCAGGCTTCTGGTCTCAGTTGGTCGACTTCGAGGCGGTGCGCTCCTTGTACAGCTTCAGCGGTACCCGGCTGATGATCGAGTCGAGGGAGGAGTTGTTCCGACCGTCGGCCCAGGTGACGTACGCGTACCCGCCGGCGATCTCGATCCCCGACCAGCGGTCACCGGGCGGGCCCGTCTCGCCGACCGGCTCGGTCACGTGGTTGACCTGCACCGGTGCGCTGAACGAGCGTCCATGGTCGAAGGAGACGACCGAGAACCCGTCGCCCGCGGTAGTCCGCCACATGACCCCCAGATCACCGTTGGCGCCGAAGTCGATCGCCGGACGCACGGCGCCCGGAGTGGAGATCGTCGCCGGCCCGGTCCAGGTCCTGCCGGCGTCCGGGGTGGTGTAGACGTCCAGCGTGTTGGAGTCCCGGGGGACCATGACGGCGAACCGGCCGCGGTGGGAGGTGTCGGCCGCCACCCACGGGACGGGGTCGGCAGCCGCGCCCAGGGCCGGAACAGGTACCAGGGACCCGGTGCCCGCCGGAACGGGGGTTCCCGTGCCGTCGTTCACCGTCGTGTTCGTCCACGTCTTGCCGTCGTTGCGGCTGACGTGGAAGTTCACGGGCTTCCCCGCCTCCTGGGAGGCCGACACGAGGATCCCGCCGTACACGGCGATCTCACGCCCCGGATAGCCGCACACCAGCGGGATGCCCGGTGCCACCTCGATGCAGGGCATCGGACCCGGGATCACCCGCGAGTCATTGCTGAAGGTCTTTCCGCCGTCGGCGCTGACGGAGACCGCGCTCGGGTACTCCCACGCCGCCCCGGCGACCGCGTAGACCTTGCCCGTCGCGACGTCCACCCGCATCTTCGGGGCGCCGCCGAGGAGCAGCGGCGTGGACACCGGGTCGGTCCAAGTCCGGCCGCCGTCCGTCGACTTGGCGACCTGGTTGTGGTTCAGCAGGTTCGCGGCCAGGCCCGAACTGACCTGGTTGTTGTCGACGTACACGGTGCCCTTCGCGTCGAACTGCACGCTGGGCTCACCGCACTTGGGCGCCGCCGTGCCCAGCGGCCATGCCACCTGGGTCCAGGTGTCGCCCCTGTCGTTCGAGTAGGCCAGGA
The sequence above is a segment of the Streptomyces asoensis genome. Coding sequences within it:
- a CDS encoding ABC transporter permease, which translates into the protein MTADTITSPTTTSSPAHPVYRVTGRRVVRSEWSKFWSLRSSWITLGVAVLFLVAIGAIAAALYSPSGPLGGKDAESGAALTLALAGTNLAALAVGALGVLLSAGEYSTGMVRSTFAAVPGRLPVLWAKCAVYGPIAFVTSTVGALVSFGLGSAALHGEKIALSLGDAGVFRCLLGAGLYLGLVGVYGVTVGLLVRNNAGGIAILAGVVLVLPGLTGLLPSSLGDTVSRYLPSNAGQSVMTLHESSDSLVSPGAGMTALLVWAVLLLAGAAYRLRRSDV
- a CDS encoding sensor histidine kinase, translating into MDHTRSGHPGRAGTASPSAGSAKPGAALPSEPTLGRGDVRPGPEAVWAHPVMRTLLRVLGRLRAADRRRPWLLDTAVVVLVAAAAPPDLLVHSPGHPVSRPVGAGLPVGVVLAIAAVLVVPLWWRRRAPAEVFGVCLVVCPVMWSLGLGPAAAAVLLIALFDLALHASPRAICWALPATVAGWVLIVVTVIPAASPVAFLFLSTGTGIGAVALGLTFRISRLYLSALRDRAARLEIERDQRARLTAAAERSRIAREMHDIVGHNLSVMVNLADGAAVLTTRDPDRTEQALHLIGDTGRQAMDELRRVLGVLRESSEPEDDSSPRSPQPGVRDLETLLDRVRAAGLPVVYRTVGPVDRLGRGVQLAVFRVVQEALTNTLKHVGPGATADVTVAIEGRLLRVRVADTGSLSRRPPTAHRGDSGHGLVGIRQRASLYDGTVTIGPRDDGQGWIVDVLMDPSASATSGEPTP
- a CDS encoding response regulator, coding for MTTILIADDQPLPRMGFRMLLDGSPGVSVVGEADNGAQAVRMAAELSPDVVLMDVRMPGLDGIEATRRIVAAGGRTRVLILTTFDLDDYAYAGLRAGASGFLLKDVRPTELLAGIQAVATGDAVVSPRLTRRLLDAHAHDVLAPDAGPRTDPRLAALTEREHEVLVAIGTGWTNAEIAERFVLTESTVKKHVGRVLAKVGARDRIQAVILAYDAGLVAPRQ
- a CDS encoding sialidase family protein, with product MPATKEGQPTVAVNPRNPKNLVFVSTIFPPSPGLEPIDGGCFLAYSNDRGDTWTQVAWPLGTAAPKCGEPSVQFDAKGTVYVDNNQVSSGLAANLLNHNQVAKSTDGGRTWTDPVSTPLLLGGAPKMRVDVATGKVYAVAGAAWEYPSAVSVSADGGKTFSNDSRVIPGPMPCIEVAPGIPLVCGYPGREIAVYGGILVSASQEAGKPVNFHVSRNDGKTWTNTTVNDGTGTPVPAGTGSLVPVPALGAAADPVPWVAADTSHRGRFAVMVPRDSNTLDVYTTPDAGRTWTGPATISTPGAVRPAIDFGANGDLGVMWRTTAGDGFSVVSFDHGRSFSAPVQVNHVTEPVGETGPPGDRWSGIEIAGGYAYVTWADGRNNSSLDSIISRVPLKLYKERTASKSTN